The sequence CGACAAAGGCCTGCCAGGTCTCGACATAGCGGCCTTGCGCGGGAACCGGCCAGTGAATGAGGAAGAGGTCGAGTGTTTCCAGGCCCAGCCTCTCCATAGTCTCGTCGAACGAACGGAAGGTACTATCCCGGCCCTGGTGGCTGGTCCGCTGCTTGGAGGTGATGAACAACTGGTCACGGGGGACGGACGCTTCGCGCACCGCCCGACCGACGCCCCGCTCATTGTCGTAACCCTGAGCGGTGTCGATGTGACGGTAGCCGGCCGCTATGGCGGCGCCGACCAGGGCAGGTGCTTCGGCGTCGGGCACGCGCCAGACTCCAAAACCAAGGCGGGGAATGCGGTTGCCGTCATTGAGCAAAATGTCTTGCGATAAAGTCATTAGCGCCTCCTGGGCGTGATGGCACGCAACGGGCGAACGAGCCTACTCGTTGCGCGCCGCAGCCTTATCTGGGTGGGAGGGCTCGGGAAGACACTTCTATTCTTCCGGCCATGGAACCGGGCAAGGTTGGCATGGGTCGTGCGTAGTCGTCCAGCGTGGTGTCGGGTAGACGGGTTTGGGAGAGTCCAGGTTGGTGTCGATGGCTTGCAGGCCAGCTCGCCCTCTCCTACCAATTCGGGCGGAGGCGCTGAAATGAAGTTCAAGACCAGCATTTTGCAGACCGGCAACAATACCGGCATCGAGGTTCCCGCAGAAGTCGTCGAGGGGTTGGGTGGCGGCAGAAAGCCGGCGGTCATCGTGACCATCGGTGACTATGGCTATCGATCGTCTATCGCCGTGATGGGTGGCAAGTTTCTTATTTCGCTCAGCGCTGAACGACGCGCCCAATCCGGGATCAAAGGTGGTGACGCCGTGGAGGTCGAACTGGCGCTCGACACCCAGCCCCGAGATGTCGCGATACCGGACGACCTGGCCCTGGCTCTGGCGGGCGATGCGGCGGCCAAGGCGTTTTTCGATACGCTGTCCCACAGCAACAAACAGCGGCATGTGCTATCGATAACAGATGCCAAGACACCCGAAACGCGCTCCAGACGCATCGACAAGGTGATGGAAGCGCTACGATCCGGCAAGAAATGAATAGGGGCCCAAACGGGCCCCTCAACGTTTCGACCTGCTGAACCGGTCACTTATAGCCGACATGCTCGGCGAACTGTCCGACCACCATGGCCCAAAGGCCGAACTGGGAGTCGAGGTATTCCGCGGAAACGCCCTTGACCAGATCGAGGTCCATTTCCACGCAGGCGTCCTTGTCACCGTCGATATAGGCGCGGCTAAAGCGCTTGTTGAAGTTCCAGTCATTGATCACCTCGAGGGTCGGCTTGATGTCGAGGAAGCCGAGATAGAAGTTGAGGTCTTCGCAATCCTTGCCATCGGTGCAGTTGCGGAAATAGATCTGATAGGTGATGCCTTCGATCTTGCCGGTGATCTGGGGGTCACCGTTGCTCTGCGTGGTCAGGTTGGCTGCGCCATACCCGCGAGCGGCATTGAGGATTTCATCGGTATCGGCCCCGGTGATAACGGTCTGTGCCTGGGCCGAGAGGGTGAGGGCAAGCGAGACTGCGCCGGCGACGAATAGGGTATTGAGCTTCATAACGTGATCCTTCCCGACTTGATCTTGCGCCGGTATTGCCATCATTGGCCCGGTCTTGGAGCCGATCCTACACAATTCGATCGGGGCAACAAATGGGTAGCTGGGCAGTTCGGTCGCTGGCGGGGCAGGGGGATGACTTTGCCGCGCCACTTCAAAACAAGACAAACCATTGCAGGCCGACGCATGGCTCCCTCGCGGATATTTCACGAAAGAATCCTTGACGCGCCGGAGAGTCGGCTCTAAACAGCGCCTACCTAAGCGGTCGGTCGTGATTGTCACACCGGGTTCCTGCCATCTCGTGCGGGCATCCAGGACACTCAAACACACTGTCGGGTAACTAGACGAAGCAAATCCTTGTGCGCATGACTGCCCATTTTGGGTGGGTGGTCCGCTGCAATTAAGGCGCCGCCGTTCCCCTAACCGGGTCGGGCGAGCGCCGTTTTGGTTTGCTTTTGCTAGACCGCAACGAATTTTGGACGATGGAAAGAGCGCAATGCCCACCATTAATCAGCTGATCCGCAAACCACGCGCCAGCAAGCCAAAGCGGAACAAGGTTCCGGCCATGGAAGCAAATCCGCAGAAGCGCGGTGTTTGCTCCCGCGTTTATACGACGACCCCGAAGAAGCCGAACTCGGCACTGCGTAAGGTTGCCAAGGTTCGCCTGACCAATCAGCGCGAAGTCATCTCGTATATCCCGGGCGAAGGTCACAACCTGCAGGAGCACTCGGTGGTCCTGATCCGTGGCGGCCGCGTTCGCGACCTTCCCGGCGTTCGCTATCACGTGCTCCGCGGCGTTCTCGACACGCAGAGCGTCAAGGACCGCAAGCAGCGCCGTTCGAAGTACGGCGCGAAGCGTCCGAAGTAAGGAGATCGAGATATGTCCCGTCGTCACCGCGCTGAAAAACGCGAAGTTATTCCGGACGCCAAGTATGGCGATCTCGTGCTGACCAAGTTCATGAACTCGCTCATGAAGGACGGCAAGAAGTCGGCTGCCGAAAGCATCGTCTACGGTGCCTTCGACATCGTGGAAGCCAAGGTCAAGCAGAACCCCGTGGAAGTGTTCCACACCGCCATCGAAAACATCCGCCCGTCGGTTGAAGTTCGTTCGCGTCGTGTTGGTGGTGCAACCTACCAGGTTCCGGTCGAAGTCCGTGCTGACCGTCAGCAGGCCCTGGCCATCCGCTGGCTCATCGAGTCTGCCCGCAAGCGCGGCGAGAACACCATGCGTGAACGCCTCAGCGGCGAACTCATGGACGCCCTCAATGGTCGCGGTCAGGCCGTCAAGAAGCGCGAAGATACGCACCGTATGGCTGACGCCAACCGTGCCTTCTCGCACTACCGCTGGTAGTAGGAGCGCACCATGGCACGTGAATATCCAATTCCGCTGTATCGTAACTTCGGCATCATGGCTCACATCGATGCTGGCAAGACGACCACGACCGAACGCATCCTCTACTACACCGGCAAGTCCCACAAGATCGGCGAAGTCCACGACGGCGCCGCGACCATGGACTGGATGGAGCAAGAGCAGGAACGCGGCATCACCATCACTTCGGCTGCGACCACGACCTTCTGGAAGGGTCGTGACGGCACGATGCACCGCTTCAACATCATCGACACGCCCGGCCACGTGGACTTCACCATCGAAGTCGAACGCTCGCTGCGCGTGCTCGACGGTGCCGTCGCTCTGCTGGACGCCAATGCCGGTGTTGAGCCCCAGACGGAAACCGTTTGGCGCCAGGCCGACAAGTACAACGTTCCGCGTCTGATCTTCGTGAACAAGATGGACAAGATCGGCGCCGATTTCTATCGCTGCGTCGAGATGATCGGTTCGCGCCTTGGCGCCCGTGCCGTTCCCGTCCAGCTGCCGATCGGCGCCGAGAACGAGTTCAAGGGCGTCGTCGACCTGATCGAGATGAACGCTCTGGTCTGGCGCAATGAAGAACTGGGCGCTCAGTGGGACGTCGTCGAGATTCCGGAAGACCTCAAGGCCAAGGCCGAGAAGTACCGCGAACAGATGATCGAAGCCGCCGTCGAACTCGACGACGACGCGATGGAAGCCTATCTGAACGGCGAACTGCCGAACAATGACACCATCCGCCGCCTGCTGCGTCGCGGCTGCATCGACACCAAGTTCTTCCTGGTGTTCGCTGGTTCGGCCTTCAAGAACAAGGGCGTTCAGCCCCTGCTCGATGGCGTTATCGACTTCCTGCCGGCTCCGGGCGACGTTCCGGCCATCCAGGGCATCGATGCGCGCACCGAAGAGCCGATCGAGCGTCACGCCGACGATAACGAGCCGTTGGCCATGCTGGCGTTCAAGATCGCCAACGACCCGCACATGGGTACGCTGACCTTCTGCCGCATCTACTCGGGCAAGCTCGAGCAGGGCATGATGCTCGAGAACACCGTCAAGGAAAAGCGCGAGCGCGTTGGTCGTCTGTTCCAGATGCACGCCAACAGCCGCGAGCAGATTACGGAAGCGTTTGCTGGTGACATCGTCGCCATCGTCGGCCTCAAGGATACCACCACCGGTGATACCCTCTGCCCGCAGAACGCGCAGGTTATCCTGGAGCGTATGGTGTTCCCTGAGCCGGTTATCGACATCTCCGTTGAGCCGAAGTCCAAGGCCGATCAGGAAAAGATGGGCCTTGCCCTCAACCGCCTGGCTGCCGAAGATCCGACGTTCCGCGTCAAGACCGACGAAGAGTCCGGCCAGACCATTATTTCGGGCATGGGCGAACTGCACCTCGACATTCTCGTCGACCGTATGCGTCGCGAGTTCAAGGTCGAGGCCAATATCGGTCAGCCGCAGGTGGCCTATCGCGAAACCATCACCCGCAAGGCCGATGTGGACTATACCCACAAGAAGCAGTCGGGTGGTTCGGGCCAGTTCGCGCGTGTCAAGCTGACCGTCGAGCCGTCGGAAGTCGGCAAGGGTCTGGAATTCGTCAATGCCGTCGTCGGCGGCTCGGTGCCCAAGGAATATATCCCGGGCGTCGAAAAGGGCGTGAAGTCGGTTATGTCCGCTGGTCCGCTGATCGGCTTCCCGATCGTTGACGTGAAGGTGACGCTGACCGAAGGCGCCTACCACGATGTCGACTCCTCGGTTCTGGCCTTCGAAATCGCCGGTCGTGCGGGCTTCAACGAAGCCCTGCGCAAAGCGGCTCCGAAGATCCTCGAGCCGATCATGAAGGTTGAAGTTGTCACGCCTGAAGATTACATGGGCGACGTCATCGGCGACCTGAATTCCCGGCGTGGTCAGATCCAGGGCACCGAAAGCCGTGGCATCCTCCAGGTCGTGAATGCCTTCGTCCCGCTCGCGAACATGTTCGGTTATGTGAACTCGCTGCGCTCCATGAGCCAGGGTCGTGCACAGTACACGATGACGTTCGATCACTACGAGCAGGTTCCGCAGGCAGTCGCCGACGAAGTCCAGGCCAAATACGCCTAAACAAGAAACTGAAACGCAAGGTTGGCCCCCGGGCTAACGAATACGGAGAAAAGCGATGGCGAAGGAAAAGTTTTCCCGCTCTAAGCCGCACTGCAACATCGGCACCATCGGTCACGTTGACCATGGCAAGACCTCGCTGACTGCAGCGATCACCAAGGTCCTGGCTGAAACCGGTGGCGCGACGTTCAAGGCGTATGACCAGATCGACGCTGCCCCCGAAGAGAAGGCACGCGGCATCACCATCAACACCGCCCACGTCGAGTACGAGACGCAGAACCGTCACTACGCTCACGTCGACTGCCCCGGCCACGCCGACTATGTGAAGAACATGATCACCGGCGCTGCCCAGATGGACGGCGCGATCCTGGTCGTGTCGGCTGCCGACGGCCCGATGCCCCAGACCCGTGAGCACATCCTGCTCGCCCGTCAGGTTGGCGTGCCGGCCCTGGTGGTGTTCCTGAACAAGTGCGACATGGTCGACGATCCGGAACTGCTCGAGCTCGTCGAACTCGAAGTCCGTGAACTGCTGTCGTCCTATGAATTCCCGGGCGACGACGTTCCGATCATCAAGGGTTCGGCCCTGGCCGCCCTCGAAGACAGCGACAAGAAGCTCGGCCACGACGCCGTTCTCGAGCTGATGCGCGCCGTTGACGAATACATCCCGCAGCCGGAGCGTCCGGTTGACCAGCCGTTCCTGCTCCCGATCGAAGACGTGTTCTCGATCTCGGGCCGCGGCACCGTGGTCACCGGCCGTGTCGAACGCGGTATCGTCAAGGTTGGCGAAGAAGTCGAGATCGTCGGCATCAAGGCGACCCAGAAGACCACCGTTACCGGTGTCGAAATGTTCCGCAAGCTGCTCGACTCGGGCCAGGCCGGCGACAACATCGGTGCGCTGATCCGTGGTATCGACCGTACGCAGGTCGAGCGCGGCCAGGTGCTCTGCAAGCCCGGTTCCGTGACCCCGCACACCGACTTCACGGCTGAGGTGTACATCCTCACCAAGGAAGAAGGCGGTCGTCACACCCCGTTCTTCGGCAACTACCGTCCGCAGTTCTACTTCCGTACCACGGACGTGACTGGCATCGTGACGCTGCCGGAAGGCACCGAGATGGTGATGCCTGGCGACAACCTGAACATCAACGTTCAGCTCATCGTGCCGATCGCTATGGAAGAGAAGCTCCGCTTCGCTATCCGTGAAGGTGGCCGTACCGTTGGTTCGGGCGTTGTCGCCCAGATCCTGAAGTAAGCCTCACTGAGACATTCGCGGCGCGCGATTACGCGCGCCGCGATCCATTTTCGCCAGGATTTACAACATGAACGGTCAGAATATTCGCATCCGCCTCAAGGCGTTTGACCACCGCGTTCTCGACGCCTCGACGCGCGAGATCGTGTCGACGGCCAAGCGTACGGGCGCGCAGGTTCGCGGTCCGATCCCGCTGCCGACGCGAATCGACAAGTTTACCGTCAACCGCTCGCCGCACATCGACAAGAAGTCGCGCGAGCAGTTCGAGATCCGGACCCACAAGCGCCTGCTGGACATTGTGGACCCGACTCCCCAGACGGTCGATGCACTGATGAAGCTCGATCTCGCCGCCGGCGTCGACGTCGAAATCAAGCTCTAAGACAACGAGTTTCCGCGCGTACCAGATAGAGGGTCCTCTGAAACCATGACCCGGTACTGCGCCAAGAGAGAAGGTAATAACCGATGCGTTCTGGATTGATCGCACAGAAGCTGGGCATGACCCGCATTTTCGCCGAGGACGGCTCGCACGTCCCGGTGACGGTGCTGGAGCTGCAGAACTGCCAGGTGGTGGGCCAGCGGACCGCTGACAAGGACGGCTATGTCGCCCTGCAGCTTGGCGCAGGCCAGGCCAAGGTCAAGAACACGACCAAGGCCGAGCGCGGCCAGTTCGCCGTTGCCAAGGTCGAGCCCAAGCGCCATGTCGCGGAATTCCGCGTCGACGAAGCCAACCTCATCGAGGTCGGTGCGACGCTCCAGGCCGACCATTTCGTCGAAGGCCAGCTGGTGGACGTCACCGGTACTTCGATCGGTAAGGGTTTTGCCGGCGGTATGAAGCGCTGGAACTTCGGCGGCCTGCGTGCATCGCACGGCGTGTCGGTTTCGCACCGCTCGATCGGTTCTACCGGTGGTCGTCAGGACCCGGGTAAGACCTTCAAGAACAAGAAGATGCCGGGCCACATGGGCGATCGTCGCATCACCACGCAGAACGTCAAGGTCGTCAAGACCGACGTGGAACGTGGCCTGATCATGATCCAGGGTTCGGTTCCCGGCGCCAAGGGCGCCTGGATCATGATCAAGGACGCGGTGAAGAAGCCGGCCCCCAAGGGCGCTGCCTTCCCGGGCTCGTTCAAGGCCGCCGCTGAAGTCGCGGGGGAAGGTAACTAAATGGAACTCAAGGTCACAACCCTCGACGGCAAGGCCGCTGGCTCGATCCAGCTCGCTGACGACGTCTTCGGTCTGGAAGTCCGCCAGGACATCCTGCACCGCATGGTTCGCTACCAGCAGCTCAAGGCCATGGCCGGCACGCACGATGTCAAGCATCGTTCGGAAGGCTCGCGCACGGGCAAGAAGTTCGTGAAGCAGAAGGGCTCGGGCGGCGCTCGCCATGGCGATCGCAAGGCTCCGCAGTTCCGTGGTGGTGGTCGTGCGTTCGGTCCGACCCCGCGCAGCCATGCCATCGACCTGCCCAAGAAGGTCCGTGCGCTTGCTCTCAAGCATGCGCTGAGCTCCAAGGCCAAGTCGGGTTCGCTGATCGTGGTCGATACCGTTGCCCAGAAGGAAGCCAAGACCGCAGGTCTGCTGGCGACCTTCGGCAAGCTGGAATGGACCAACGCGCTGATCATCGATGGTGCGGCAGTGGATCAGAACTTCGCTCTGTCCGCTCGCAACATCCCGCATATCGACGTGCTGCCGGTGCAGGGGATCAACGTTGTTTCGATCCTCAAGCGCGACAAGCTCGTCCTGACCAAGGCAGCGCTCGAAGCGCTGGAAGCGAGGTTCGCATGAACAAGCTCAGCGCATACGACATCATCCGTAACCCCGTCGTGACTGAAAAGTCGACGATGGCTTCGGAAGCAAACCAGGTCGTTTTCGACGTGGCGATCGATGCCAACAAGACCGACATCAAGGCTGCCGTCGAGCAGCTGTTCTCGGTCAAGGTCAAGGCAGTGAACACCCTGGTCCGCAAGGGCAAGGTGAAGCGCTTCCGTGGTCAGCTTGGCACGCGCAACGACGTCAAGAAGGCGGTCGTGACCCTCGTCGACGGCCAGTCGATCGATATTTCGACCGGCCTCTAAGGGATAAGAGACAGCAAAATGGCTCTAAAGACTTACAACCCCACTTCCGAAGGCCGTCGTCAGCTCGTGACGACCGATCGTTCGGAGCTCTGGAAGGGCAAGCCGGTCAAGACCCTGACCGAAGGCCTCTCCAAGTCCGGTGGTCGCAACAATCGTGGTCGTATCACCTCGTTCCATCGCGGTGGCGGTCACAAGCGCACCTACCGCATGATCGACTTCAAGCGCGTCAAGTTCGACGTGGTCGGAACGATCGAGCGCCTGGAATATGATCCGAACCGCACGGCCTGGATCGCTCTGGTGAAGTACGAAGACGGCGAACTCGCCTATATCGTGGCGCCGCAGCGTCTGTCGGCCGGCGACAAGGTCGTCTCCTCGATGCAGACCGTCGACGTGAAGCCGGGCAATGCCATGCCGCTCGAGCGCATGCCGGTCGGCACGATCGTGCACAATATCGAGCTCAAGCCCCGCAAGGGCGGCCAGGTTGCCCGTTCGGCTGGTGCCTATGCCCAGTATGTCGGTCGTGACCAGGGTTGGGCGATCCTGCGCCTCAATTCGGGTGAGCAGCGCCGTGTCCATGGTTCGTGCCTGGCCACCGTTGGCGCCGTCTCGAACCAGGATCACTCCAACACCTCGCTCGGCAAGGCCGGTCGCAGCCGTTGGCTGGGTCGCAAGCCCGTCAACCGCGGCGTGACCATGAACCCGATCGATCACCCGCATGGTGGTGGTGAAGGCCGTACCTCTGGTGGCCGTCACCCGGTGACCCCGTGGGGCAAGCCGACCAAGGGTAAGAAGACCCGCAGCAACAAGGCGACGGACAAGTTCATCGTTCGCTCGCGTCACGTGAAGAAGGGCAGGTAAGCCATGACCCGTTCAATCTGGAAGGGGCCGTTCGTCGACGGCTACATGCTCAAGAAGGCCGAGAAGGCCCTCGCGTCCGGCCGCAACGACGTGGTCAAGATCTGGAGCCGCCGTTCGACCATCCTGCCGCAGTTCGTGGGTATCACCTTCGGCGTGCACAATGGCCAGAAGCACATTCCGGTCAGCGTCACCGAAGACATGATCGGCCACAAGTTCGGCGAGTTCGCCCCGACCCGTACCTACTACGGTCACGCGGCCGACAAGAAGGCCAAGAGGAAGTAAGATGGGCAAGCCAAAAACCCAGCGCGCGCTCAAGGACAACGAGGCAAAGGCTGTGCTGCGCATGCTGCGCATCAGCCCGCAGAAGCTCAACCTTCTGGCCCAGTTGATCCGCGGCAAGAAGGTCGAGAAGGCTCTGGCCGAACTCGAATTCAGCCACAAGCGCATTTCCGGCCAGGTCAAGAAGGTGCTCGAAAGCGCCATTGCCAACGCCGAAAACAACCATGGTCTCGACACCGACGCTCTCGTCGTTGCTGAAGCTTTTGTTGGTAATTCGCTTGTAATGAAGCGCTTCACCGCACGTGGTCGTGGTCGTTCGTCGCGCATCGAAAAGCCGTTCGCGCATCTGACGATCATCGTCCGGCAAGTTGAGGAGGCCGCATAATGGGCCAGAAGATCAATCCAATCGGCTTCCGCCTGGGCATCAACCGCACGTGGGACAGCCGCTGGTTCGCCAACAAGGGCGAATACGGCTCCCTGCTTCAGGAAGACCTGAAGATCCGCACGATGCTGCTGGAAGACCTCAAGGCTGCCGCGGTCTCCAAGATCGTCATCGAGCGTCCGCACCGCAAGTGCCGCGTGTCGATCCACACCGCCCGCCCGGGCATCGTGATCGGCAAGAAGGGCGCCGACATCGACAAGATCCGCGCCAAGGTGAAGAAGTTCACCGACAGCGAAGTGCACATCAACATCGTTGAAGTGCGCAAGCCGGAAACCGATGCGACCCTGGTTGCCCAGGGCATTGCCCAGCAGCTGGAACGCCGCGTGGCTTTCCGTCGCGCCATGAAGCGCGCCGTGCAGACGGCGATCCGCATGGGCGCCGGCGGTATCCGCGTGAATGTTGGTGGCCGCCTGGGTGGCGCCGACATCGCTCGTACCGAATGGTACCGCGAAGGCCGCGTGCCGCTGCACACCCTGCGTGCCGACATCGACTACGGCACTGCCGAAGCCGAAACCACGTATGGCATCATCGGTATCAAGGTCTGGGTCTTCAAGGGCGAAGTCCTCGAGCACGATCCCACTGCCCATGAGCGTCGCGCCACCGAAGGCGCCGACATGGGTGGCCAGCGCGCAGAGCGCGAACCGCGCCGTGAGCGCGGCGACCGTGACCGCGAACGCGCATAAGAAGGTTAGTTCATTATGCTGCAACCTAAGAAGACCAAGTTCCGCAAGGCCCACAAGGGCCGTATCCATGGCGTTGCCAAGGGCGGTACCGAGCTGGCTTTCGGCCAGTATGCCCTCAAGGCAACCGAGCCCGAGCGCGTGACTGCTCGCCAGATCGAAGCGGCCCGCCGCGCGATCACCCGCGAGATGAAGCGCCAGGGCCGGGTGTGGATCCGCGTATTCCCGGACGTGCCGGTTTCCAAGAAGCCGACCGAAGTGCGTATGGGTAAGGGCAAGGGCTCGGTGGAATACTGGGCAGCCCGCGTCAAGCCGGGCCGCATCGTATTCGAGATTGACGGCGTCCCCGAGGACGTCGCCAAGGAAGCTCTCCGCCTCGGCGCGATGAAGCTTCCGATCATGACGCGGGTCGTGACCCGCATTGCCGACTAAGGACGATGAGCATGAAAGCCAGTGATGTGCGGAGCAAGACCGCAGACGAACTGAAGGACCAGCTCGTCGACCTCAAGAAAGAACAGTTCAACCTGCGTTTCCAGCGCGCTACCCAGCAGCTGGAAAAGCCCGCCCAGGTCAAGAAGGTCCGCCGCGACATCGCGCGGATCAAGACGATCCTCGGCGAAAAGAACGCAGCCAAGTAAGGAGCCGCGACCATGCCAAAGCGCGTTTTGCAGGGGACCGTGGTCTCCGACGCCAATGATAAGACGGTCGTGGTGCGCGTCGAGCGCCGTTTCACGCATCCGGTGATGAAGAAGACCGTTCGCCGGTCCAAGAAGTACCACGCCCATGACGAAGCCAACGTGGCCAAGGTCGGGCAGGTGGTCTGGATCGAAGAATGTGCGCCGATTTCCAAGAACAAGCGCTGGACGCTGGTTCAGGGTGCGGCTCAGCAGGAAGGCACCACGCCATGATCCAGATGCAGTCCAATCTCGATGTCGCCGACAATTCCGGCGCCAAGCGGGTCATGTGCATCAAGGTGCTGGGCGGTTCGCACCGCAAGTACGCTTCGGTGGGCGACATCATCGTCGTCTCCGTCAAGGATGCCATTCCGCGCGGTCGCGTGAAGAAGGGCCAGGTCATGAAGGCCGTGGTCGTTCGCACCGCTTTCGACATCCGTCGCCCCGATGGCACCGTGATCCGTTTCGACAAGAACGCCGCGGTTCTGATCAACAATCAGAAAGAGCCGATCGGCACTCGTATCTTCGGGCCGGTTCCGCGCGAGCTCCGCGCCAAGAACCACATGAAGATCATTTCGCTCGCACCCGAGGTGCTGTAATGGCTGCCAAGATCAAGAAGGGCGATAAGGTCGTCGTCCTGGCTGGCAAGGACAAAGGCAAGACTGGCCAGGTCCTGTCGGTGATCCCGACCGAAACCAAGGCTGTCGTCCAGGGTATCAACCTGGTCCGCCGCCACACCAAGCAGACCGCGTCGACCGATGCCGGCATCTTCACCAAGGAAGCGCCGATCCACCTGTCGAACCTCGCGATCGCCGACAAGGATGGCAAGCCCACTCGCGTCGGTTTCCAGATCAAGGACGGCGTGAAGACGCGCGTCGCCAAGTCGACCGGAGATTCGATCGATGGCTGAGACAGCTTACGTTCCGCGTCTTCGTAACGAATACGAAGACAACATCCGCAAGGTCTTGCAGGAGCAGTTCTCCTACAAGAACGTCATGGAGATGCCCAAGCTCGAGAAGATCGTGCTGAACATGGGTGTCGGCGAAGCGGTGAACGACACCAAGAAGGTCAAGACGGCTGCTGCCGAGCTCGAGAAGATTGCTGGCCAGAAGCCGGTCATCACCTACGCTCGCAAGTCGATCGCCGGCTTCAAGGTGCGTGAGAACATGCCCCTGGGCGTGAAGGTGACGCTGCGCAAGACCCGCATGTACGAGTTTCTCGACCGTCTCGTGAACATCGCACTGCCGCGCGTTCGCGACTTCCGTGGGCTGAACCCGAACTCCTTCGATGGTCGTGGCAACTATGCCATGGGTATCAAGGAACACATCATTTTCCCCGAAATCAACTACGATCAGATCGATCAGGTTTGGGGCATGGACATCGTGATCGCCACGACCGCTAAGTCCGATGATGAAGCTCGCGCGCTGCTCAAGGCATTCAACTTCCCCTTCCGCCAGTAAGCGGACAGGGAAGGGACAAAGGATCAGGATATGGCAAAGACCAGCTCCATCGTGAAGAACAACAAGCGCGCAGCGCTGGCCAAGCAGTTTGCTGGCAAGCGCGCCGCTCTGAAGGCAAAGACCAAGGACCAGTCGCTCCCCATGGACGAGCGCTTCGCAGCCCAGCTG comes from Devosia oryziradicis and encodes:
- a CDS encoding 50S ribosomal protein L23 translates to MNKLSAYDIIRNPVVTEKSTMASEANQVVFDVAIDANKTDIKAAVEQLFSVKVKAVNTLVRKGKVKRFRGQLGTRNDVKKAVVTLVDGQSIDISTGL
- the tuf gene encoding elongation factor Tu, producing the protein MAKEKFSRSKPHCNIGTIGHVDHGKTSLTAAITKVLAETGGATFKAYDQIDAAPEEKARGITINTAHVEYETQNRHYAHVDCPGHADYVKNMITGAAQMDGAILVVSAADGPMPQTREHILLARQVGVPALVVFLNKCDMVDDPELLELVELEVRELLSSYEFPGDDVPIIKGSALAALEDSDKKLGHDAVLELMRAVDEYIPQPERPVDQPFLLPIEDVFSISGRGTVVTGRVERGIVKVGEEVEIVGIKATQKTTVTGVEMFRKLLDSGQAGDNIGALIRGIDRTQVERGQVLCKPGSVTPHTDFTAEVYILTKEEGGRHTPFFGNYRPQFYFRTTDVTGIVTLPEGTEMVMPGDNLNINVQLIVPIAMEEKLRFAIREGGRTVGSGVVAQILK
- a CDS encoding YdeI/OmpD-associated family protein, coding for MKFKTSILQTGNNTGIEVPAEVVEGLGGGRKPAVIVTIGDYGYRSSIAVMGGKFLISLSAERRAQSGIKGGDAVEVELALDTQPRDVAIPDDLALALAGDAAAKAFFDTLSHSNKQRHVLSITDAKTPETRSRRIDKVMEALRSGKK
- a CDS encoding YbjN domain-containing protein gives rise to the protein MKLNTLFVAGAVSLALTLSAQAQTVITGADTDEILNAARGYGAANLTTQSNGDPQITGKIEGITYQIYFRNCTDGKDCEDLNFYLGFLDIKPTLEVINDWNFNKRFSRAYIDGDKDACVEMDLDLVKGVSAEYLDSQFGLWAMVVGQFAEHVGYK
- the rplC gene encoding 50S ribosomal protein L3, which codes for MRSGLIAQKLGMTRIFAEDGSHVPVTVLELQNCQVVGQRTADKDGYVALQLGAGQAKVKNTTKAERGQFAVAKVEPKRHVAEFRVDEANLIEVGATLQADHFVEGQLVDVTGTSIGKGFAGGMKRWNFGGLRASHGVSVSHRSIGSTGGRQDPGKTFKNKKMPGHMGDRRITTQNVKVVKTDVERGLIMIQGSVPGAKGAWIMIKDAVKKPAPKGAAFPGSFKAAAEVAGEGN
- the fusA gene encoding elongation factor G, encoding MAREYPIPLYRNFGIMAHIDAGKTTTTERILYYTGKSHKIGEVHDGAATMDWMEQEQERGITITSAATTTFWKGRDGTMHRFNIIDTPGHVDFTIEVERSLRVLDGAVALLDANAGVEPQTETVWRQADKYNVPRLIFVNKMDKIGADFYRCVEMIGSRLGARAVPVQLPIGAENEFKGVVDLIEMNALVWRNEELGAQWDVVEIPEDLKAKAEKYREQMIEAAVELDDDAMEAYLNGELPNNDTIRRLLRRGCIDTKFFLVFAGSAFKNKGVQPLLDGVIDFLPAPGDVPAIQGIDARTEEPIERHADDNEPLAMLAFKIANDPHMGTLTFCRIYSGKLEQGMMLENTVKEKRERVGRLFQMHANSREQITEAFAGDIVAIVGLKDTTTGDTLCPQNAQVILERMVFPEPVIDISVEPKSKADQEKMGLALNRLAAEDPTFRVKTDEESGQTIISGMGELHLDILVDRMRREFKVEANIGQPQVAYRETITRKADVDYTHKKQSGGSGQFARVKLTVEPSEVGKGLEFVNAVVGGSVPKEYIPGVEKGVKSVMSAGPLIGFPIVDVKVTLTEGAYHDVDSSVLAFEIAGRAGFNEALRKAAPKILEPIMKVEVVTPEDYMGDVIGDLNSRRGQIQGTESRGILQVVNAFVPLANMFGYVNSLRSMSQGRAQYTMTFDHYEQVPQAVADEVQAKYA
- the rpsJ gene encoding 30S ribosomal protein S10, translated to MNGQNIRIRLKAFDHRVLDASTREIVSTAKRTGAQVRGPIPLPTRIDKFTVNRSPHIDKKSREQFEIRTHKRLLDIVDPTPQTVDALMKLDLAAGVDVEIKL
- the rpsL gene encoding 30S ribosomal protein S12, with amino-acid sequence MPTINQLIRKPRASKPKRNKVPAMEANPQKRGVCSRVYTTTPKKPNSALRKVAKVRLTNQREVISYIPGEGHNLQEHSVVLIRGGRVRDLPGVRYHVLRGVLDTQSVKDRKQRRSKYGAKRPK
- the rplD gene encoding 50S ribosomal protein L4, with product MELKVTTLDGKAAGSIQLADDVFGLEVRQDILHRMVRYQQLKAMAGTHDVKHRSEGSRTGKKFVKQKGSGGARHGDRKAPQFRGGGRAFGPTPRSHAIDLPKKVRALALKHALSSKAKSGSLIVVDTVAQKEAKTAGLLATFGKLEWTNALIIDGAAVDQNFALSARNIPHIDVLPVQGINVVSILKRDKLVLTKAALEALEARFA
- the rpsG gene encoding 30S ribosomal protein S7, with protein sequence MSRRHRAEKREVIPDAKYGDLVLTKFMNSLMKDGKKSAAESIVYGAFDIVEAKVKQNPVEVFHTAIENIRPSVEVRSRRVGGATYQVPVEVRADRQQALAIRWLIESARKRGENTMRERLSGELMDALNGRGQAVKKREDTHRMADANRAFSHYRW